The Brassica oleracea var. oleracea cultivar TO1000 chromosome C6, BOL, whole genome shotgun sequence genome includes a region encoding these proteins:
- the LOC106299454 gene encoding uncharacterized protein LOC106299454 has translation MGSSSAVVSTIVQNWREHPPSSYSLKVHNFSQLVNSTTVSDDKYQSRLFSSGGYNWRLIVYPNGNGKDDGSGFISMYVEIDSKITTEVFAELRFFVYNKKENKYFTIQDLEVRRFNALKTVWGLQQFLPLDTFNDLKNGYIFEGGHCEFGVDVIVASPLTNWEILSFDEKLSNPKFSWAVKKFSDLKEHVYTSDSFSLGGRQWVLKMYPKGASGSDGKWLSFYLFLAAGDTLKADEKVFRQGHIRVLDPLGSNHIELKTNRWVEGSYTGWGWDQFLSLAELRKSYLDKKDTLNVEVEFEVVSATKYSTII, from the exons ATGGGTTCAAGCTCAGCAGTAGTATCTACAATTGTGCAGAACTGGAGAGAGCATCCTCCTTCTTCGTATTCCCTCAAGGTTCACAACTTCTCACAGCTAGTGAATTCGACGACGGTCTCTGATGATAAATACCAATCTCGTCTTTTCTCATCGGGTGGATATAATTG GAGACTGATCGTCTACCCAAATGGTAACGGAAAGGATGATGGGAGTGGATTTATTTCCATGTACGTGGAAATAGACAGCAAAATAACAACAGAGGTTTTTGCGGAACTCCGTTTCTTTGTCTACAACAAAAAAGAAAACAAGTACTTTACTATTCAAG ATCTAGAAGTAAGGCGGTTCAATGCCCTTAAAACGGTGTGGGGATTGCAGCAATTTCTTCCATTGGATACATTCAATGACCTTAAAAATGGATACATCTTTGAGGGAGGTCATTGTGAGTTTGGTGTTGATGTCATTGTTGCATCACCCCTCACCAACTGGGAAATCCTGTCTTTTGACGAGAAACTCTCGAACCCCAAGTTCTCTTGGGCTGTCAAGAAATTTTCTGACTTGAAAGAGCATGTTTACACATCAGACAGTTTCTCATTGGGAGGAAGACAATG GGTTCTAAAGATGTATCCGAAGGGTGCCTCTGGATCAGATGGCAAATGGTTATCCTTTTATCTGTTTTTAGCTGCTGGTGATACACTAAAAGCAGATGAGAAGGTTTTTAGGCAAGGGCATATTCGAGTTCTAGACCCACTTGGATCCAATCACATTGAACTTAAAA CAAACCGCTGGGTCGAGGGATCCTATACGGGTTGGGGTTGGGACCAGTTTTTGTCTTTAGCTGAACTTCGGAAGTCTTACTTGGACAAGAAAGACACGTTGAATGTTGAGGTGGAATTCGAAGTTGTTTCTGCTACCAAATACTCTACCATTATCTGA
- the LOC106296963 gene encoding E3 ubiquitin-protein ligase SINA-like 2 isoform X1 — protein sequence MSNAEKVISGGASSSSHSVFGEGTATEASDEFTVTTEEEGEVRSGTLFELDLLDCPFCCHALTRPVFQCDNGHIACSACCTNLRNRCPSCTLPIGVYRNRMMERVVEAIIVPCPNAKHGCTEMFSYGKELVHEKECSFALCYCPRRGCNYAGLCKDLYRHYYNCSSAREYFRCGYNVQAWMHISDKILVLQEGREGPLVAIQCFEEEQGVYVTVNCITPCAPGVSEFSFQLSYSSYGGAHKTMSFGLGEMNRIQKVSFQTPDKDFMFVPHYFLAGRTDLKMNICVRRRGGEEEEENT from the exons ATGTCGAACGCCGAGAAAGTCATCAGCGGAGGAGCATCGAGCAGCAGCCACTCCGTTTTTGGAGAAGGAACAGCCACTGAAGCGAGTGATGAGTTTACAGTAACAACGGAGGAGGAGGGGGAGGTACGATCGGGAACACTGTTCGAACTGGATCTTCTTGATTGTCCCTTTTGCTGTCACGCACTGACAAGACCTGTTTTTCAG TGTGACAATGGACACATAGCTTGTTCTGCTTGCTGTACTAACCTGAGGAACAGATGCCCTTCTTGCACTTTGCCCATTGGTGTCTATCGAAACAGAATGATGGAGAGAGTCGTGGAAGCTATCATTGTCCCGTGCCCTAACGCAAAACATGGCTGCACCGAGATGTTCTCTTATGGCAAAGAGTTAGTCCATGAGAAAGAATGCAGTTTCGCTCTATGCTACTGTCCTAGACGAGGCTGCAACTACGCCGGACTCTGCAAGGATCTCTACCGTCACTACTATAACTGCAGCAGCGCACGGGAATATTTCAGGTGCGGCTATAATGTGCAGGCATGGATGCACATCAGTGATAAGATTTTAGTTCTTCAGGAAGGTAGAGAGGGTCCATTGGTTGCGATTCAGTGTTTCGAGGAGGAACAAGGAGTGTATGTGACTGTCAACTGTATAACACCTTGTGCTCCTGGAGTCTCGGAATTCTCCTTTCAACTCTCTTACTCGTCGTACGGAGGAGCTCATAAAACCATGTCGTTTGGATTGGGTGAGATGAATAGGATTCAGAAAGTGAGCTTCCAAACTCCTGACAAGGACTTCATGTTTGTTCCTCACTATTTCTTGGCTGGACGGACTGATTTGAAGATGAATATTTGCGTCCGCCGACGAGGAGGAGAAGAAGAAGAAGAAAACACATGA
- the LOC106298771 gene encoding probable ran guanine nucleotide release factor: MSNELCPERPLFGGAISSAFPQRFQDASNIRQVPDHQEVFVDPSRDESLIFELLDFKTDVGDVGSASWFLHDLAREQDAQGFKLIEQSNVIDVPGLSYRNIPSVATTAIGEMAISKGRQGREAQNLLKVYVANIRLKGVETDVLVTAYEPILINPLSESANAVGSGLAVPASQSGIMPMCDVIKQSLSTFKVNDWSLFGSSA, from the exons ATGTCTAATGAGTTGTGTCCGGAGAGGCCTTTATTTGGTGGCGCAATCTCCAGTGCCTTCCCTCAAAGATTCCAG GATGCGAGTAATATCCGACAAGTTCCAGATCATCAG GAAGTGTTTGTTGATCCTTCAAGGGATGAGAGTTTGATTTTTGAGCTTTTGGATTTCAAGACTGACGTTGGGGACGTTGGCAGTGCTTCTTGGTTCCTTCATGATCTTGCTCGTGAGCAAGATGCCCAAGGTTTCAAG TTGATTGAGCAATCAAATGTCATTGATGTGCCTGGATTGTCTTATAGAAACATTCCTTCCGTTGCCACTACTGCTATTGGAGAGATG GCTATATCCAAAGGAAGACAGGGAAGAGAAGCACAAAACCTATTGAAG GTTTATGTGGCAAATATTCGTCTTAAGGGAGTTGAAACAGATGTCTTAGTCACTGCGTATGAACCTATTCTCATCAA CCCGCTGAGCGAAAGTGCGAACGCAGTAGGATCTGGTTTAGCTGTACCAGCTTCACAATCTGGAATAATGCCAATGTGTGATGTCATTAAACAATCACTCTCTACTTTCAAAGTCAATGACTGGAGTCTTTTTGGTTCCTCTGCTTGA
- the LOC106298072 gene encoding probable inactive serine/threonine-protein kinase fnkC, with amino-acid sequence MGSRSAVSTIVEKWREHPPASYSLKIQSFSRLENSTAFSDHKFQSRKFSSGGYKWRLIVYPKGNQKDNGSGFISMYVEIDSKSLMVFTPPTEIFAELRFFVYNKKENKYLTIQDVEVKRFNALRTVWGLVQVLPYDTFNNPENGYVFEGGQCEFGVDVIVAPSLTNWEIHSFNEKFSGPKFSWALKNFSELNVNNLTSDIFSMGGRKWVLRLYPKGDTIADGKWLSIYLEMAASDTLKEDEKIFVQANLRVLDPLGSNHIQLQMNVWFEVQNASWGWNKFMSLAELRKTYLDNKEHALNVEMEFKVVSATNYSPII; translated from the exons ATGGGTTCACGCTCAGCAGTTTCTACAATTGTGGAGAAGTGGAGAGAGCATCCTCCTGCATCTTATTCCCTCAAGATTCAAAGCTTCTCTCGACTTGAGAACTCGACTGCCTTCTCTGATCATAAATTCCAATCTCGCAAATTCTCATCTGGTGGATATAAATG GAGACTGATCGTATACCCAAAAGGGAACCAAAAGGACAATGGGAGTGGATTTATTTCCATGTACGTAGAAATAGACAGCAAAAGCTTGATGGTATTCACACCACCAACAGAGATTTTTGCCGAACTTCGTTTCTTTGTCTACAACAAGAAAGAAAACAAGTACTTAACTATTCAAG ATGTAGAAGTAAAGCGGTTCAATGCCCTTAGAACGGTGTGGGGACTGGTGCAAGTTCTTCCATATGATACATTCAATAACCCTGAAAATGGCTACGTTTTCGAGGGAGGTCAATGTGAGTTTGGTGTTGATGTCATTGTTGCTCCATCCCTTACCAATTGGGAAATCCATTCTTTTAATGAGAAATTCTCTGGTCCTAAGTTCTCTTGGGCTCTCAAGAATTTTTCTGAATTGAACGTGAATAATTTGACATCAGATATTTTTTCAATGGGAGGGAGAAAATG GGTTCTAAGGCTGTATCCCAAGGGCGACACTATAGCAGATGGTAAATGGTTATCCATTTATCTGGAAATGGCTGCTAGTGATACACTAAAAGAAGATGAGAAGATTTTTGTGCAAGCAAACTTACGAGTTCTAGACCCACTTGGATCCAATCACATCCAACTCCAGA TGAACGTCTGGTTCGAAGTACAAAATGCTAGTTGGGGTTGGAATAAGTTTATGTCCTTAGCTGAACTTCGAAAGACTTACTTGGACAACAAGGAACACGCGTTGAACGTTGAGATGGAATTTAAAGTTGTTTCTGCTACCAATTACTCTCCCATTATATAA
- the LOC106298071 gene encoding protein FEZ-like: MGENNGEAKKMEDVLLPGFRFHPTDEELVSFYLRRKVEHRPLSIKLITQLDIYKYDPWDLPKFAMTGEKEWYFYCPRDRKYRNSTRPNRVTSVGFWKATGTDRPIYSSDGSKCIGLRKSLVFYKGRAAKGVKTDWMMHEFRLPSASTHNLSDTHLSPNDSWAICRIFRKTNTTVLRAISQSVSSLPTEASTDTETYPKPSNIAQMFPEIIPQNNAPFTFYKKNMNGTKPCSYYEEKEATNKTSTSTTTSSFSCMDFTSPASPGPYLDQQYLRSLLLASQETQPSQLPKFINNNDISSFLLSTPSSNSSFLGGYTNQIGSNIDLTTAILAQEQCPALVNLSQEYQDIGFEENNGGANQDHHHKLKFGDVSSTMVGDQHQNQRHHMLMESYYSSFSTTNDDLPTCFSIT, from the exons ATGGGAGAGAATAACGGAGAAGCTAAGAAAATGGAAGATGTGTTATTGCCTGGATTTAGGTTTCATCCAACAGACGAAGAGCTCGTGAGTTTCTATCTAAGACGGAAGGTTGAGCATCGCCCACTCTCCATTAAGCTCATTACACAGCTCGACATCTACAAATATGACCCATGGGATCTTCCAA AGTTTGCGATGACGGGTGAGAAAGAATGGTACTTCTACTGTCCAAGAGATAGAAAGTATAGGAACAGTACGAGGCCAAACCGAGTGACCAGTGTTGGATTCTGGAAAGCCACGGGAACGGACAGGCCGATATATTCATCGGACGGAAGCAAATGCATTGGTCTGAGGAAGTCACTTGTGTTTTACAAAGGAAGAGCTGCTAAAGGGGTTAAGACAGATTGGATGATGCATGAGTTTCGCTTGCCTTCTGCATCAACACATAACCTTTCGGATACTCATCTATCTCCCAAC GATTCATGGGCTATATGCAGAATATTTAGGAAAACAAACACAACGGTTCTTAGAGCTATCTCTCAATCTGTTTCATCTTTACCAACAGAGGCAAGCACCGATACAGAAACCTACCCAAAACCATCAAACATAGCCCAAATGTTTCCAGAAATTATCCCCCAAAATAATGCTCCCTTCACCTTTTACAAGAAAAATATGAATGGGACCAAACCATGTTCATATTATGAAGAGAAAGAAGCTACCAATAAGACTAGTACTTCTACAACAACTAGTTCCTTCTCTTGCATGGATTTCACTTCCCCAGCTAGTCCTGGTCCTTATCTAGACCAACAGTACCTAAGAAGCCTATTGCTTGCCTCACAAGAAACACAGCCATCTCAGCTTCCAAAGTTCATCAACAACAACGATATCTCGTCATTTTTGCTAAGCACGCCATCATCAAATTCCTCATTTCTTGGAGGATACACAAACCAGATAGGCTCTAATATTGATCTCACCACTGCAATATTGGCCCAGGAGCAGTGTCCTGCTCTTGTTAATCTGTCGCAAGAGTACCAAGATATTGGTTTTGAAGAAAACAATGGTGGTGCAAATCAAGATCATCATCACAAATTAAAGTTTGGTGATGTATCTTCAACTATGGTTGGAGATCAACATCAAAATCAGAGGCATCACATGTTGATGGAGAGTTACTATTCCTCATTTTCAACAACTAATGACGATTTGCCTACTTGTTTTTCCATTACTTGA
- the LOC106296963 gene encoding E3 ubiquitin-protein ligase SINA-like 2 isoform X2 yields MSNAEKVISGGASSSSHSVFGEGTATEASDEFTVTTEEEGECDNGHIACSACCTNLRNRCPSCTLPIGVYRNRMMERVVEAIIVPCPNAKHGCTEMFSYGKELVHEKECSFALCYCPRRGCNYAGLCKDLYRHYYNCSSAREYFRCGYNVQAWMHISDKILVLQEGREGPLVAIQCFEEEQGVYVTVNCITPCAPGVSEFSFQLSYSSYGGAHKTMSFGLGEMNRIQKVSFQTPDKDFMFVPHYFLAGRTDLKMNICVRRRGGEEEEENT; encoded by the exons ATGTCGAACGCCGAGAAAGTCATCAGCGGAGGAGCATCGAGCAGCAGCCACTCCGTTTTTGGAGAAGGAACAGCCACTGAAGCGAGTGATGAGTTTACAGTAACAACGGAGGAGGAGGGGGAG TGTGACAATGGACACATAGCTTGTTCTGCTTGCTGTACTAACCTGAGGAACAGATGCCCTTCTTGCACTTTGCCCATTGGTGTCTATCGAAACAGAATGATGGAGAGAGTCGTGGAAGCTATCATTGTCCCGTGCCCTAACGCAAAACATGGCTGCACCGAGATGTTCTCTTATGGCAAAGAGTTAGTCCATGAGAAAGAATGCAGTTTCGCTCTATGCTACTGTCCTAGACGAGGCTGCAACTACGCCGGACTCTGCAAGGATCTCTACCGTCACTACTATAACTGCAGCAGCGCACGGGAATATTTCAGGTGCGGCTATAATGTGCAGGCATGGATGCACATCAGTGATAAGATTTTAGTTCTTCAGGAAGGTAGAGAGGGTCCATTGGTTGCGATTCAGTGTTTCGAGGAGGAACAAGGAGTGTATGTGACTGTCAACTGTATAACACCTTGTGCTCCTGGAGTCTCGGAATTCTCCTTTCAACTCTCTTACTCGTCGTACGGAGGAGCTCATAAAACCATGTCGTTTGGATTGGGTGAGATGAATAGGATTCAGAAAGTGAGCTTCCAAACTCCTGACAAGGACTTCATGTTTGTTCCTCACTATTTCTTGGCTGGACGGACTGATTTGAAGATGAATATTTGCGTCCGCCGACGAGGAGGAGAAGAAGAAGAAGAAAACACATGA
- the LOC106296817 gene encoding sphinganine C(4)-monooxygenase 1: protein MMMGFSVSDELLGTVAPIVVYWLYSGIYVALSSLESYRLHSKAEEEEKNLVSKSSVVKGVLLQQLVQAVVAIILFTVTGSDAEADKAQEFSLLVLIRQFVVAMIVLDTWQYFMHRYMHHNKFLYKHIHSQHHRLIVPYAYGALYNHPAEGLILDTVGGALSFLISGMSPRTSIFFFSFATIKTVDDHCGLCLPGNLFHMVFKNNSAYHDVHHQLYGSKYNFSQPFFSMWDRILGTYMPYSLEKREDGGFEARPTKEFKDD from the exons ATGATGATGGGTTTCTCTGTTTCCGACGAGTTGCTCGGCACCGTGGCTCCGATTGTTGTATACTGGCTCTACTCTGGGATCTACGTGGCGCTATCCTCTCTGGAGAGCTACAGATTGCACTCTAAGGCGGAGGAAGAAGAGAAGAATCTCGTCTCCAAATCATCCGTCGTGAAAGGCGTTCTTCTTCAGCAGCTCGTCCAAGCTGTCGTCGCTATCATCCTCTTCACG GTCACTGGAAGTGATGCAGAAGCGGACAAAGCACAAGAGTTTTCTCTTCTGGTCTTAATCAGACAGTTTGTGGTAGCCATGATAGTCCTCGACACATGGCAATACTTCATGCATCGTTACATGCACCACAACAAGTTCTTATACAAACACATCCACTCTCAGCACCACCGCCTCATCGTCCCTTACGCATATGGAGCTTTATACAACCATCCAGCGGAAGGCCTTATCTTGGACACAGTTGGTGGCGCCTTGTCTTTCCTGATCTCTGGTATGTCGCCAAGAACTTCCATCTTCTTCTTCTCTTTCGCCACGATCAAGACCGTGGACGACCATTGTGGTCTCTGCCTTCCTGGGAACTTGTTTCACATGGTGTTCAAGAACAACTCGGCTTACCACGATGTGCATCATCAGCTCTATGGAAGCAAGTACAATTTCTCTCAGCCTTTCTTTTCCATGTGGGATCGGATTCTTGGGACTTACATGCCTTACTCTCTTGAGAAAAGAGAAGATGGAGGATTTGAAGCACGTCCTACTAAAGAGTTTAAAGATGATTGA